The proteins below are encoded in one region of Shewanella algae:
- a CDS encoding TetR/AcrR family transcriptional regulator, with the protein MARRKEHSHQEIRLMALDAVEQLLTQEEYTSLSLRRIASQVGYAPSTLINLFGSYNYLLLSVSARVLGRLLEQMQLVCGQTFTSGEQKLLALGKAYAEFAHNQPQAFRLVFALHLGPEEPLPKSQQQLIAELIGLLEQQLGDLLPNLSSSKLALASRSFWSSIHGLTGLALDDKLFSQASWLQLLTFQVHLWWTAMQQEEGACS; encoded by the coding sequence ATGGCAAGACGCAAGGAACACAGTCATCAAGAGATCCGCCTCATGGCACTGGATGCCGTTGAGCAGTTGTTGACGCAGGAGGAATATACCAGCCTGAGTCTTAGGCGGATCGCCTCCCAAGTGGGCTATGCCCCCAGTACCCTAATCAACCTCTTTGGTAGCTATAACTATCTGCTCTTGAGTGTATCCGCCAGGGTCTTGGGGCGTCTGCTTGAGCAAATGCAGTTGGTGTGCGGACAAACATTCACATCCGGTGAGCAGAAGCTGTTGGCGTTAGGTAAGGCCTATGCTGAGTTTGCCCATAACCAACCACAGGCATTTCGTTTGGTGTTTGCCTTACATCTGGGGCCGGAAGAACCTCTGCCTAAATCGCAACAACAGTTGATTGCCGAGCTGATAGGTTTACTCGAGCAGCAACTCGGTGACTTGTTGCCAAACTTGTCCTCATCCAAGCTGGCACTCGCCAGTCGCAGTTTCTGGAGCAGTATCCATGGGCTGACCGGCCTGGCGCTGGACGATAAGCTTTTCAGTCAGGCTTCTTGGTTGCAGTTACTGACATTTCAGGTGCACTTGTGGTGGACGGCAATGCAACAGGAGGAGGGAGCATGTTCCTGA
- a CDS encoding MFS transporter yields MFLSKRFLPYFATQCLGALNDNIYKNVLLLLVTYSQVDNLPMSVDLFVNLAAGIFILPFFLFSAHAGMVADNMDKALMIRRLKLLELIIMSCAAAAIMAQSYLLMLLLLFLTGTQSAYFGPVKYSLLPQALREDELVTGNAWVEMGTFLSILIGTLSAGLLVTSDNGLMWAAITVCMLALAGFLSSRAIPSLPAPLPIDKVRFAPLSGTLASIKRVRQTPSIWMAILAISWFWFLGATYLTQFPNFARGSLHSDATVVSLLLALFSIGIAVGSFVCERFSFGHVELGLLPFGVAGLTFFGLDLLWAIPDYSQLPAGYLYDIAEFVGRSEHFRLMFALFMVGVSGGLFIVPLYAFIQSRSAPGECAQAIAANNIVNALFMVCSAILSIILLELVGLSIHQLFTLLAVFNAVVALYVYSQVPEFTLRFISYLLSHLLYRLKVEGRENIPKQGAAVLVCNHVSYVDALVLLGASTRPVRFVMDKSISEMPLLKYLFRHAGVIPICSPKKCIDTYTRAFERIHQALANEELVCIFPEGRLSPDGELHEFRPGIEQILAKDPVPVVPMALKGLWGSFFSHKDGHALTTRPRRFWSRLKVNIASQVPGAEESRHSLQQRVADLLAKPDS; encoded by the coding sequence ATGTTCCTGAGCAAACGATTTTTACCCTATTTCGCCACTCAATGTTTGGGGGCGCTCAACGACAACATCTACAAGAATGTGTTGCTGCTGCTGGTGACCTACAGCCAGGTCGATAACCTGCCGATGAGTGTCGATCTGTTTGTTAATCTGGCGGCAGGGATCTTCATCCTGCCTTTCTTTCTGTTTTCCGCCCATGCGGGCATGGTGGCCGACAATATGGACAAGGCGCTGATGATCCGCAGGTTAAAGCTGCTGGAGCTTATCATCATGTCCTGCGCCGCCGCGGCGATTATGGCGCAAAGCTATCTGTTGATGTTGCTGCTGCTGTTTCTTACCGGCACCCAATCGGCCTACTTTGGTCCGGTAAAATACTCGCTGCTGCCGCAGGCGCTTAGAGAGGATGAGTTGGTCACCGGTAATGCCTGGGTGGAAATGGGCACCTTCCTGTCTATTTTGATAGGCACCCTGAGTGCCGGGCTGCTGGTAACCAGTGACAACGGCCTGATGTGGGCGGCGATAACTGTATGTATGCTGGCCTTGGCCGGTTTCCTCTCCAGCCGGGCGATTCCATCACTGCCGGCGCCGTTGCCGATAGACAAGGTACGCTTTGCCCCCTTGTCCGGTACTTTGGCCAGTATCAAGCGGGTACGGCAAACGCCGTCAATCTGGATGGCGATTCTGGCGATCAGCTGGTTCTGGTTTTTGGGTGCCACCTACCTGACCCAGTTCCCCAATTTTGCCAGAGGCTCGCTGCACTCGGACGCCACTGTGGTGTCGCTGCTGTTGGCGCTGTTTTCCATAGGTATTGCGGTCGGCTCTTTTGTCTGCGAACGCTTCTCCTTTGGCCATGTAGAGCTGGGGTTGCTGCCTTTCGGGGTAGCAGGGTTAACCTTCTTTGGCCTGGATCTGCTGTGGGCCATTCCTGACTACAGCCAACTGCCGGCGGGATATCTCTACGACATAGCCGAGTTTGTCGGCCGCAGTGAACACTTCAGGCTGATGTTCGCACTGTTTATGGTAGGGGTCAGTGGCGGCCTGTTTATTGTGCCTCTGTATGCCTTTATTCAGTCGCGCTCGGCCCCCGGTGAATGTGCCCAGGCCATAGCCGCCAATAATATAGTCAATGCCCTGTTTATGGTGTGCTCGGCGATATTGTCGATAATATTGCTGGAGCTGGTCGGCCTATCGATTCATCAGTTATTTACTCTGTTGGCGGTATTCAACGCCGTGGTGGCGTTGTATGTCTATAGCCAGGTGCCTGAGTTTACGCTGAGGTTTATCAGTTACCTGCTGAGCCATTTGTTGTATCGTCTCAAGGTTGAAGGCCGGGAAAACATTCCCAAGCAGGGGGCCGCCGTGCTGGTGTGTAACCATGTCAGCTACGTCGATGCCTTGGTGCTGCTGGGAGCATCCACTCGTCCGGTGCGCTTTGTGATGGACAAGAGCATAAGTGAAATGCCCTTGCTCAAGTATCTGTTCCGCCATGCCGGGGTGATCCCTATCTGCTCACCGAAAAAGTGCATTGATACCTATACCCGGGCCTTCGAGCGTATCCACCAGGCGCTGGCCAATGAAGAGTTGGTGTGTATTTTCCCTGAGGGCAGGTTGTCTCCCGATGGTGAGTTGCATGAGTTTCGGCCCGGTATCGAACAGATACTGGCAAAGGATCCTGTGCCTGTGGTGCCTATGGCGCTCAAAGGTTTGTGGGGATCTTTCTTTAGCCACAAAGATGGACATGCCCTGACGACCCGACCAAGACGTTTCTGGTCAAGGCTTAAGGTCAATATCGCATCTCAGGTACCCGGCGCGGAGGAGAGCCGTCACTCACTGCAGCAGCGGGTAGCCGATCTGCTGGCCAAACCCGACAGCTGA
- the mnmH gene encoding tRNA 2-selenouridine(34) synthase MnmH: MSRQIIAPAEYREIFLSDRPLVDLRAPVEFAKGAFPASTNLPLMNDSERQKVGTCYKEHGQAAAIELGHSLVKGKIKAARIQAWLDFFSAHPDANLYCFRGGLRSQLTQQWIREAGLEVPYIQGGYKAMRQYLIDTIDNTPQQQQLLILSGITGSGKTEFILSRSESVDLEGTANHRGSSFGKNVTPQPSQINFENSLARELLRHQERQESCLLLEDESFLIGRRAIPKVFFSAMQQAQVLVLEEPLEARLPRLLDEYVHKMQRGFEQHYGAEEGMAVFGAYLRQSVEGIRKRLGHQQTDQLLQLVDSSLQTQLQRNTTEQHLEWISLLLEKYYDPMYQYQLEKKAERIIFRGDRQAIHQWLDERRSNRSE, from the coding sequence ATGAGTCGACAGATAATCGCGCCTGCAGAGTACCGGGAGATCTTCCTATCCGATCGTCCCCTGGTCGATCTGCGGGCGCCGGTTGAGTTTGCCAAGGGTGCCTTTCCTGCCAGCACCAACCTGCCACTGATGAACGACAGCGAAAGGCAGAAGGTGGGCACCTGTTATAAAGAGCATGGACAGGCTGCCGCCATAGAGCTCGGCCATTCGCTGGTCAAAGGCAAGATCAAGGCCGCACGTATTCAAGCCTGGCTGGATTTCTTCAGCGCCCACCCTGATGCCAACCTCTACTGTTTTCGGGGTGGTCTGAGATCTCAGCTGACCCAGCAATGGATCCGCGAGGCCGGTCTTGAAGTGCCCTATATTCAGGGCGGCTACAAAGCGATGCGCCAATACCTTATCGATACCATAGATAACACCCCGCAGCAGCAACAGCTGTTGATCCTCAGCGGTATTACCGGCTCAGGCAAGACAGAGTTTATTCTCAGTCGCAGCGAGTCAGTGGATCTGGAGGGCACTGCCAATCACAGAGGGTCGAGCTTTGGCAAGAATGTCACGCCGCAGCCCAGTCAGATCAATTTTGAAAACAGCTTGGCTCGGGAACTGTTGCGGCATCAAGAGAGGCAAGAGTCCTGCCTGCTGCTGGAAGATGAAAGCTTCCTGATTGGCCGCCGCGCCATACCCAAAGTCTTCTTCAGTGCCATGCAACAGGCCCAGGTATTAGTGTTGGAAGAGCCACTGGAGGCCAGACTCCCTCGCCTTCTGGATGAGTATGTGCACAAGATGCAGCGGGGTTTTGAACAGCATTATGGCGCCGAAGAAGGCATGGCGGTGTTCGGCGCCTATCTGCGTCAGAGTGTCGAGGGCATACGTAAGCGCCTTGGGCACCAGCAAACTGATCAACTGTTGCAGTTGGTCGACTCAAGCTTGCAGACCCAGCTGCAGCGCAACACTACAGAGCAACATCTGGAGTGGATCTCACTGCTGCTGGAGAAGTATTACGACCCCATGTATCAGTACCAGCTGGAGAAAAAGGCCGAGCGGATCATCTTCCGCGGTGACCGCCAGGCCATTCATCAGTGGCTGGATGAGAGGCGGTCAAACCGCTCCGAATGA
- the selD gene encoding selenide, water dikinase SelD, whose product MSDQSVKLTEYSHGAGCGCKISPKVLSTILASQLPDFKDPRLLVGNQSRDDAAVYQLDDHTGIISTTDFFMPIVDDPFTFGRIAATNAISDIYAMGGKPIMAIAILGWPVNKLSPEIAQQVVDGGRQACMDAGIMLAGGHSIDAPEPIFGLAVTGTVALEHLKQNDTAKAGDKLYLTKPLGIGILTTAQKQKKLAPQDVNIAPEAMCQLNKIGAEVAKISAVHAMTDVTGFGLAGHLLEMCQGSNLKASIDTAKLPLLEKASEYLAMGCIPGGTHRNFDSYGEHLPEVSEQQKALLCDPQTSGGLLIAVGAEGEAELQQLLTSQGLKLHCIGALDCRDDSQQWVELI is encoded by the coding sequence ATGTCAGATCAGTCAGTAAAACTCACGGAATACAGCCACGGCGCAGGTTGCGGTTGCAAGATTTCTCCCAAAGTCCTCAGTACCATTTTAGCGTCTCAACTGCCGGACTTTAAAGATCCCCGCCTGTTGGTCGGCAACCAGAGCCGGGATGATGCGGCCGTGTATCAGTTGGATGATCACACGGGCATTATCAGCACCACAGACTTCTTTATGCCGATAGTCGATGACCCTTTCACTTTCGGCCGTATCGCAGCCACCAATGCCATCAGCGATATCTATGCCATGGGCGGCAAACCTATTATGGCAATTGCCATTCTGGGCTGGCCGGTGAACAAGCTGTCACCCGAGATTGCCCAGCAGGTAGTGGATGGCGGACGCCAAGCCTGCATGGATGCCGGGATCATGCTGGCCGGAGGCCATAGCATAGACGCGCCTGAGCCTATTTTTGGCCTGGCAGTCACAGGCACAGTGGCGCTGGAGCACCTCAAGCAGAACGATACCGCCAAGGCGGGTGACAAACTCTATCTCACCAAGCCTCTGGGAATTGGCATACTGACCACGGCACAAAAGCAGAAGAAGCTGGCGCCACAGGATGTCAATATCGCCCCCGAAGCCATGTGCCAACTCAATAAGATAGGTGCCGAAGTCGCCAAGATAAGCGCGGTTCACGCCATGACAGATGTGACGGGCTTTGGTCTGGCAGGCCACCTGCTGGAAATGTGTCAGGGTTCCAACCTCAAGGCCAGCATAGATACTGCCAAACTGCCGTTGCTGGAAAAAGCCTCCGAGTATCTGGCTATGGGCTGTATCCCGGGCGGCACCCACAGAAACTTTGACAGCTACGGTGAGCACCTCCCCGAGGTTTCCGAGCAACAAAAGGCCTTACTGTGCGATCCGCAAACCAGCGGTGGCTTACTTATCGCTGTCGGCGCCGAGGGTGAGGCAGAACTGCAGCAACTGCTGACCAGCCAAGGGCTGAAGCTACACTGCATAGGTGCGCTCGACTGCCGCGACGACAGTCAGCAGTGGGTGGAGCTTATATGA
- a CDS encoding acyl-CoA desaturase — translation MKKPPLIWTNLILFLLTFAGACILVPWRGISHGFELSEWLTFVLLAFASGLSITAGYHRLWSHKAYKAHPAVRFLFALGGALALQNSALHWASDHRIHHKHVDDNDKDPYSANMGFWYSHIGWMLREYQAQRYHDYNNVRDLQNDAIVMWQHKHYLLLALLMNVGLPALLGWLNGDILSMLLLAGLLRLVVVHHCTFFINSLAHIWGKQPYTDRNTARDNGVLALFTYGEGYHNFHHIFENDYRNGIHWWHYDPTKWLIRFLSWFGLTKDLRKSPQERIEAAKLQMQLKRAQNKVAHLPNCEEILEKLQAEYEELKSHLLAYFEAKKALLEARKQQLADKHLLSQVTEMRLRFRAQRKQWRQLRASIA, via the coding sequence ATGAAAAAACCTCCCCTCATCTGGACCAACCTGATCCTCTTCCTGCTGACGTTTGCCGGTGCCTGTATTCTGGTGCCTTGGCGAGGCATCAGCCATGGCTTTGAGCTCAGTGAGTGGCTCACCTTCGTACTATTGGCCTTCGCCAGTGGTTTGTCTATCACCGCCGGTTACCATAGGCTGTGGTCACATAAGGCTTATAAGGCTCACCCGGCCGTGCGTTTCCTGTTTGCCCTGGGCGGTGCGCTGGCGTTGCAGAACAGTGCCTTGCATTGGGCTTCGGATCACCGTATCCATCACAAGCATGTGGATGACAATGACAAGGATCCCTACTCAGCGAACATGGGTTTCTGGTACAGCCATATTGGTTGGATGCTCAGGGAATATCAGGCACAACGTTATCACGACTATAACAACGTCAGAGACCTGCAAAACGATGCCATAGTCATGTGGCAGCATAAGCATTATCTGCTGCTGGCGCTATTGATGAATGTGGGCCTCCCCGCTCTGCTTGGTTGGTTGAACGGCGATATCCTGTCGATGTTGCTGCTGGCTGGTCTGCTCCGCTTGGTGGTAGTTCATCACTGCACCTTTTTTATCAACTCATTGGCGCATATCTGGGGTAAGCAACCCTATACAGACCGTAACACCGCCCGAGACAACGGTGTGCTGGCACTGTTTACTTATGGTGAGGGTTACCATAACTTCCACCATATCTTTGAAAACGATTACCGCAATGGTATCCACTGGTGGCATTACGACCCCACCAAGTGGTTGATCCGTTTCCTGTCCTGGTTTGGCCTGACCAAAGACCTGCGCAAGAGCCCTCAGGAGCGCATCGAAGCCGCCAAACTGCAGATGCAACTCAAGCGCGCCCAGAATAAGGTGGCCCACCTGCCCAATTGCGAGGAGATCCTGGAAAAACTGCAGGCAGAATACGAGGAATTGAAGAGCCACTTGCTGGCCTACTTTGAAGCCAAGAAGGCGCTGCTTGAGGCCCGCAAGCAGCAGTTGGCGGATAAGCATCTACTGTCTCAGGTGACGGAAATGCGTTTACGTTTTCGCGCCCAACGAAAACAATGGCGCCAACTGCGAGCCAGCATAGCCTAA
- the fabR gene encoding HTH-type transcriptional repressor FabR: protein MGIRAQQKEKTRRALVDAAFNQLSAERSFSSLSLREVAREANIAPTSFYRHFKDMNELGLTMVDEGGLTLRQMMRKGRQRAEAGGSVIRISVDTFMEVLESNPNVFRILLHERSGTSAAFRAAVAREIEHFISELAHYTEDTAGRSPELARAQAEALVTLVFNAGAAALDMKRADRKILADRLVTQLRMVATGAEALQQKRDSR from the coding sequence ATGGGTATCAGAGCACAGCAGAAAGAGAAAACCCGCCGCGCCTTGGTGGATGCAGCATTCAATCAACTGAGTGCCGAGCGCAGTTTTTCCAGCCTGAGTCTTAGGGAAGTGGCCAGGGAAGCCAATATAGCGCCAACCTCTTTCTACCGTCATTTCAAGGATATGAATGAACTGGGGCTGACCATGGTCGATGAAGGTGGCCTGACGCTGAGACAGATGATGCGTAAGGGACGTCAGCGCGCCGAAGCCGGCGGCAGTGTTATCCGCATCTCGGTCGACACCTTTATGGAAGTACTGGAATCCAATCCCAACGTATTCAGGATCCTGCTGCATGAGCGCTCAGGCACCTCGGCCGCCTTTCGTGCCGCCGTGGCGCGGGAGATTGAACACTTTATCTCGGAACTGGCGCACTACACCGAGGACACCGCCGGCCGCAGCCCTGAGTTGGCCAGGGCACAGGCTGAGGCATTGGTGACTCTGGTGTTCAATGCCGGCGCCGCCGCCCTGGATATGAAACGTGCCGATCGCAAGATTCTGGCCGACCGACTGGTGACTCAACTGCGAATGGTGGCAACGGGCGCCGAAGCGTTGCAGCAAAAGCGTGATAGCCGCTGA
- a CDS encoding transposase: MKLTPSSWNLWRQQVRKSGIRPLFQFGQCPKNHLHGIVASAVHPLHTCQLEGMNNKSNYGSEWAMATGIPNTPFWKSEWHSPEIRDEPNKRAPKGPFVLANFNQRLSRFCCNASAPVATIRS, encoded by the coding sequence ATGAAGCTGACGCCTAGCTCATGGAACCTCTGGCGGCAACAAGTCAGAAAGAGCGGTATCAGGCCGTTATTCCAATTTGGCCAGTGTCCTAAAAACCATCTTCATGGCATAGTTGCTTCTGCGGTTCATCCGTTACACACCTGCCAACTGGAAGGTATGAACAACAAATCAAACTACGGAAGCGAATGGGCTATGGCTACCGGGATACCGAATACTCCTTTCTGGAAGTCAGAGTGGCATTCCCCAGAGATCCGCGATGAACCAAACAAAAGGGCCCCGAAAGGCCCTTTTGTTTTGGCAAATTTTAATCAGCGGCTATCACGCTTTTGCTGCAACGCTTCGGCGCCCGTTGCCACCATTCGCAGTTGA
- the trmA gene encoding tRNA (uridine(54)-C5)-methyltransferase TrmA — translation MNLEAMDPSQYDAQLEQKRLKLEQAFARFTPPALEVFPSAQQHYRMRAEFRVWHDGEDLYYYMFDQQQKAKVRCDQFLPASALINQMMPALMAELRPNSILRHKLFQVDFLSTLSGEILVSLLYHKQLDDNWLNEAKALKQRLEKAFKVDIIGRARKQKFVLDRDFVIERLQVNQQEYIYKQVENSFTQPNAQVATKMLEWAIDCTRHSSGDLLELYCGNGNFSIALAQNFNKVLATELAKPSVDSAQYNIEQNGTENLQIIRMSAEEFTQAMTGERSFRRLEGIDLKSYDCNTIFVDPPRAGLDPDTVNLVQGYESILYISCNPPTLADNLEQLSQTHEIKRFALFDQFPYTDHMEAGVLLSRKSL, via the coding sequence ATGAATTTAGAAGCAATGGACCCAAGTCAATATGATGCGCAGCTGGAACAAAAGCGCCTCAAACTGGAACAGGCCTTTGCCCGCTTCACTCCACCGGCACTCGAAGTGTTTCCCTCAGCGCAGCAACACTACCGCATGAGAGCAGAATTTCGGGTTTGGCATGACGGGGAAGATCTCTACTACTATATGTTTGACCAACAGCAAAAAGCCAAGGTTCGTTGCGATCAGTTTCTGCCCGCCAGCGCTTTAATCAATCAGATGATGCCCGCACTGATGGCCGAGCTGCGCCCCAACAGCATACTGAGACACAAGCTGTTTCAAGTAGACTTCCTCTCTACTCTGTCTGGCGAGATTTTGGTGTCACTGCTGTATCACAAGCAGTTGGATGATAACTGGCTCAATGAAGCCAAGGCGTTGAAACAGAGACTCGAGAAAGCGTTCAAGGTCGACATCATAGGTCGAGCCCGTAAGCAGAAGTTTGTGTTGGACAGAGATTTCGTCATCGAACGCCTGCAAGTCAACCAACAGGAATACATCTATAAACAAGTGGAAAACAGCTTCACCCAGCCTAATGCCCAAGTGGCAACCAAGATGTTGGAGTGGGCGATAGACTGTACCCGTCACAGTAGTGGCGATCTGCTTGAGCTTTATTGTGGCAACGGTAACTTCTCCATCGCCCTGGCACAAAACTTCAACAAGGTGCTGGCAACCGAGTTAGCTAAACCCTCGGTCGATTCCGCTCAATACAATATTGAGCAAAATGGCACTGAGAACCTGCAGATCATTCGTATGTCGGCCGAGGAGTTTACCCAGGCCATGACGGGGGAGCGTAGCTTCAGACGTCTGGAAGGAATTGACCTCAAGAGTTACGACTGCAACACCATCTTTGTTGATCCTCCGCGAGCCGGCTTGGATCCCGATACAGTCAATCTGGTGCAGGGCTATGAGTCCATCCTCTATATTTCCTGCAACCCGCCAACCCTGGCCGACAATCTCGAACAGTTGAGTCAAACTCACGAGATCAAACGCTTTGCCCTGTTTGATCAGTTCCCTTACACCGACCACATGGAAGCGGGCGTATTGCTTTCCAGGAAAAGCCTATAG
- the murI gene encoding glutamate racemase — protein sequence MSRPILVFDSGIGGLSVLGEIRKLLPQRQYCYLFDNARLPYGELAEAELISGCVDLVVTMAKQIDAAIVVIACNTASTLVLPELRAQLTIPVVGVVPAIKPAAAISKRKHIGLLATPGTVKRAYTKELINHFACDCQVELFGCSELVLLAEAKAAGLAIDVAAIKKLLQPVIYSELDVLVLGCTHFPMLKPELQQILGDDVELLDSGEAIAKRVKSLLQYQQEPTVSQQADSEWAFYTSEKITEGLKSTLAEYGFTQTAKASTSVMT from the coding sequence TTGTCGCGACCCATATTGGTTTTTGACTCAGGCATAGGTGGCTTGTCTGTGCTTGGGGAGATCCGCAAGCTATTACCACAGAGACAGTATTGCTATCTGTTTGATAACGCGCGCTTGCCTTATGGTGAGTTGGCGGAAGCCGAGTTGATAAGCGGATGCGTGGATTTAGTTGTGACCATGGCCAAGCAGATAGATGCCGCGATAGTGGTCATTGCCTGTAATACAGCCAGTACCTTGGTACTTCCTGAGTTGAGAGCTCAGCTGACAATCCCGGTTGTAGGTGTTGTCCCGGCTATTAAACCGGCGGCAGCCATCTCCAAACGTAAACATATAGGTTTGTTGGCCACACCTGGCACAGTCAAAAGGGCTTACACCAAAGAGTTGATCAACCACTTTGCCTGTGATTGCCAGGTAGAGCTCTTTGGCTGTTCTGAACTGGTGCTGCTTGCGGAGGCCAAGGCGGCTGGGCTGGCTATAGATGTCGCAGCAATAAAGAAGTTACTGCAACCTGTTATCTACAGTGAACTGGATGTGCTTGTGCTTGGTTGTACGCACTTCCCTATGCTGAAGCCTGAGCTACAACAAATACTGGGTGATGATGTTGAACTATTGGACTCCGGCGAGGCGATAGCGAAACGGGTAAAGAGTCTGCTGCAATATCAGCAGGAGCCGACTGTCTCACAACAAGCAGATAGTGAGTGGGCCTTTTACACCAGTGAAAAAATTACCGAAGGATTGAAATCAACGCTGGCCGAGTATGGTTTTACTCAAACGGCCAAGGCCTCGACCAGCGTGATGACATAG
- a CDS encoding RNA recognition motif domain-containing protein encodes MQKSFLIVLGIAILGALAIYQLMPQLPAFLAFPVGALLAAAVYAFTSSPSQVQAKTQEAYNGPTMTLYVGNLPYRAHDTEVKSLFEEYGPVNSVRLVRDRKTGRRKGFGFVEMSESGAQKAMTKLNDFIFQERTLKVREAKSQDSDKQE; translated from the coding sequence ATGCAAAAGTCATTTTTGATTGTGCTGGGTATCGCCATTCTGGGCGCGCTTGCGATATATCAGCTCATGCCTCAACTGCCTGCATTTTTGGCCTTCCCTGTTGGCGCACTCCTTGCCGCTGCAGTTTATGCCTTCACATCCAGCCCAAGTCAGGTTCAAGCTAAAACACAAGAAGCTTACAATGGCCCAACCATGACTCTCTATGTAGGTAATCTGCCTTATAGAGCTCACGATACTGAAGTTAAGTCATTGTTTGAGGAATATGGCCCGGTGAATTCGGTTCGCTTGGTCAGAGATCGCAAGACCGGCAGACGTAAAGGATTTGGTTTTGTGGAAATGTCAGAGTCCGGCGCTCAAAAAGCGATGACCAAATTGAATGACTTCATCTTTCAGGAGCGCACCCTGAAAGTTCGTGAAGCCAAATCACAAGATTCAGATAAGCAGGAATAA
- the murB gene encoding UDP-N-acetylmuramate dehydrogenase, with protein MPTLVHSLKSLNTFGIDCCCRELIRVSSTTELVQACMQHKGDETPMLILGGGSNLLLLEDYQGTVIQIGTKGIDVCEDQEHFYLKVAAGENWHDLVCETLKLGMPGLENMALIPGTVGAAPIQNIGAYGIELCQLCDWVEYLDLQTGALTRLEAADCDFGYRESIFKNELKGKAVITSVGLKLPKAWQPKLSYGPLQSLAEEIEVTATMIFERVCQVRQEKLPDPVVLGNAGSFFKNPVVAAADYLKLAERFPDLVGYAQQDGTVKLAAGWLIDKAGLKGFQLGAAAVHDKQALVLVNKGGARGKDVANLAREIIRQVQARFGVELQPEPRIFAATGERSL; from the coding sequence ATGCCAACTCTAGTCCACTCCCTTAAATCTTTGAACACCTTTGGAATCGACTGTTGCTGTCGGGAACTCATCAGAGTGAGTTCTACCACGGAGCTTGTCCAGGCTTGCATGCAGCATAAGGGCGATGAGACCCCTATGCTGATCCTCGGTGGTGGCAGTAATCTATTGCTGCTTGAAGATTATCAAGGGACAGTGATTCAAATCGGTACCAAGGGAATCGATGTCTGTGAGGATCAAGAGCATTTTTATCTAAAGGTTGCCGCCGGTGAAAACTGGCACGATTTGGTTTGCGAAACGCTTAAGCTGGGGATGCCGGGGCTTGAGAATATGGCTCTGATCCCGGGGACAGTTGGTGCAGCGCCTATTCAAAACATAGGCGCCTATGGAATTGAGCTGTGTCAGTTGTGTGACTGGGTTGAGTACTTGGATCTGCAGACCGGCGCGCTAACTCGTCTCGAGGCCGCTGATTGTGATTTTGGCTATCGTGAGTCGATTTTCAAAAATGAGCTCAAGGGGAAGGCTGTGATCACCTCTGTCGGCTTGAAACTGCCTAAAGCCTGGCAGCCGAAACTGAGTTATGGGCCGTTGCAGTCGCTCGCTGAAGAGATTGAGGTGACCGCGACCATGATTTTTGAGCGGGTATGTCAGGTTCGTCAGGAAAAACTGCCGGATCCTGTAGTGCTTGGCAATGCCGGCAGCTTTTTCAAGAATCCTGTGGTTGCTGCTGCCGACTATCTTAAATTGGCCGAACGCTTTCCTGATTTGGTGGGTTATGCTCAGCAGGATGGTACTGTTAAGTTGGCCGCAGGCTGGCTTATCGATAAGGCAGGTTTGAAAGGTTTCCAGTTGGGAGCGGCAGCAGTCCATGATAAGCAAGCCCTGGTACTGGTGAATAAAGGTGGTGCCAGGGGTAAGGATGTGGCTAATTTGGCGCGGGAAATTATCAGGCAAGTGCAAGCGCGCTTCGGTGTCGAATTGCAACCCGAGCCGCGAATTTTTGCGGCAACAGGAGAGAGGAGTCTCTGA